Proteins from a genomic interval of Sphingobacterium sp. SYP-B4668:
- a CDS encoding DUF2157 domain-containing protein, whose translation MTKLNRDDLDIIIPHSNMTKADVDKLLKVDIYNDSENWKKFLRLVLITLGVGFSVTGLIFFFAYNWAELHKFIKIGLIEGLVIAATLLAVFSKMNTTTKNIILTGAALLVGVLFAVFGQIYQTGANAYDFFLGWTACIVLWALVVQFAPLWLLFTTLVNTTLILYSEQVAADWSSIFLFGLLFLVNLFFFVATLVWKKHKDEMTFPHWFSYILALAAISFATIGVCYGILSNYDPMFIYLLILTILGFGLGIWHGILQKQSFYIATIPLALIIILSAWLLKISDDGSMLLFISLFIIVSISLVVRNLVLTQKKWNNGTA comes from the coding sequence ATGACAAAGCTAAATAGAGATGACCTCGACATTATCATTCCCCATAGCAACATGACCAAGGCGGATGTCGATAAGCTACTTAAAGTCGACATATATAACGACAGCGAAAACTGGAAAAAATTTCTTCGACTAGTCTTAATCACACTTGGAGTAGGATTTTCGGTTACAGGTCTTATTTTCTTCTTTGCTTACAATTGGGCCGAACTGCACAAATTCATCAAAATAGGGTTGATTGAAGGGCTTGTTATTGCCGCTACCCTCCTAGCGGTTTTCTCGAAGATGAACACCACGACCAAAAACATTATCCTAACAGGTGCTGCCCTGTTGGTCGGTGTTTTATTTGCCGTATTTGGGCAAATCTACCAAACCGGGGCCAATGCATACGATTTTTTCTTAGGATGGACAGCCTGCATAGTCCTGTGGGCCTTGGTCGTACAATTTGCCCCTCTTTGGCTTCTATTCACGACATTGGTCAATACCACCTTAATACTCTACAGCGAGCAGGTTGCAGCAGATTGGTCGAGTATTTTCTTATTCGGATTGCTATTTTTAGTCAATCTCTTTTTCTTTGTTGCAACACTCGTTTGGAAAAAGCACAAAGACGAGATGACTTTTCCACATTGGTTTTCTTACATCCTTGCCTTAGCTGCTATCTCCTTTGCGACCATAGGCGTGTGCTACGGCATCCTGTCTAACTATGACCCTATGTTTATTTATCTGTTAATCCTTACTATTTTGGGATTTGGGCTAGGAATATGGCATGGGATCCTGCAAAAGCAGAGTTTCTATATCGCCACCATTCCACTTGCCCTTATCATTATTTTATCCGCTTGGCTTCTGAAAATATCAGATGATGGCAGCATGTTGTTGTTCATCAGCTTATTTATCATTGTCAGCATTAGTTTAGTCGTGCGCAATCTTGTCCTTACCCAAAAAAAATGGAACAATGGAACAGCATAA
- a CDS encoding nuclear transport factor 2 family protein: MKNIIKPLVTALLLVTTLSSFAMEKVNPLKNLNSMSIVKTYLQATTLGNIDFNEHLFATDFQYQTTTNLEVKTNKKQYCAFLKANKGLTYDCETAYEILDESGDCCVAKATMKFKNFTRIDYITLCRTQGTWQVSKVVTAYP, encoded by the coding sequence ATGAAAAACATTATCAAACCCCTTGTCACCGCACTCCTACTGGTTACTACGCTTAGTTCATTTGCGATGGAGAAGGTAAATCCCCTAAAAAACTTAAATTCGATGAGCATCGTCAAGACCTACTTGCAAGCTACCACTTTGGGCAACATTGATTTTAATGAGCACCTTTTTGCTACCGATTTCCAATATCAGACGACAACAAATCTAGAAGTCAAAACCAACAAAAAACAATACTGTGCATTCCTAAAAGCCAACAAAGGACTGACTTATGATTGCGAGACCGCTTATGAAATATTGGATGAAAGTGGGGATTGTTGTGTTGCCAAAGCGACAATGAAGTTCAAGAATTTCACACGTATTGACTACATCACCCTCTGTCGTACCCAAGGTACCTGGCAAGTGAGCAAAGTCGTTACTGCTTACCCATAA
- a CDS encoding DUF4401 domain-containing protein, which yields MEQHNNIQQLLARVLQLTGRPVVFNEAHIHQEYAQEKAHQSVTAIKILSVIGGFLATLAFLGFLFLGGIYDSGSLMIVLGLVFIIGAIGLNFAFDNLIIGTFSVTTFISGFILVAIGCIMQDMDENTVIYLLMALTVISLFFTQNYILTFVSTLAISGYILALYIINDKQEYVFLHINILTLLIAYVFFQEGFILSLGKKWSKLYRPLRAALVFSLFSILFANNYRYLSEANLYGPWVSSIIPTIVILYLVYILLKLTPDRSSVLKIIIGATCLLILIPTSFAPGILCSLLILLLSFYVNYKTGLVLSIVAFIYFTSVFYYDLQITLLVKSLLLFFSGVLFIVLYLLTNRKLKAHDEI from the coding sequence ATGGAACAGCATAACAACATACAACAATTATTAGCGCGTGTACTACAGCTTACAGGTCGTCCTGTAGTATTTAATGAAGCGCATATACATCAGGAGTATGCGCAAGAGAAAGCACATCAGTCTGTCACCGCCATCAAGATTCTATCCGTCATTGGCGGATTCCTAGCAACCTTAGCTTTTTTGGGCTTTTTGTTCCTTGGAGGCATCTACGACTCTGGCAGCCTGATGATTGTTTTGGGATTGGTATTCATTATAGGCGCCATAGGACTCAACTTTGCTTTTGACAACCTCATCATTGGCACCTTTAGCGTGACCACCTTCATTAGTGGTTTCATACTCGTAGCAATAGGTTGTATCATGCAGGATATGGATGAAAATACCGTCATATATCTACTCATGGCACTAACCGTCATCTCCCTTTTCTTTACACAAAATTATATTTTAACATTTGTATCTACATTAGCAATCAGTGGATATATACTGGCGCTTTATATAATCAATGATAAGCAAGAATACGTATTTCTCCACATCAACATATTGACCCTTTTGATTGCATATGTTTTTTTTCAAGAAGGATTTATCTTATCCCTTGGCAAAAAATGGAGCAAACTATACAGGCCCCTGAGAGCCGCATTGGTGTTCTCTTTATTCTCCATCCTCTTTGCCAACAATTATAGATACCTCTCTGAAGCCAATCTATACGGACCTTGGGTTTCGTCCATTATTCCGACTATCGTTATCCTATATCTCGTCTACATACTTTTGAAGCTTACACCCGACCGAAGCAGTGTCCTTAAAATCATCATTGGAGCAACCTGTCTATTGATCCTGATACCGACATCATTCGCCCCCGGCATCCTGTGTTCCTTACTTATCCTACTATTAAGTTTTTACGTCAATTATAAGACAGGGTTAGTCTTGAGTATCGTAGCGTTTATATATTTCACTTCGGTATTCTATTACGACCTTCAGATAACTTTATTAGTCAAGTCTCTACTTCTATTTTTTTCCGGCGTACTCTTTATCGTACTCTACCTATTGACCAACCGCAAATTAAAAGCACATGACGAAATATAA
- a CDS encoding GDYXXLXY domain-containing protein produces MTKYKGILIVLNLAILLTFFNFSVVKKETIMKEGQLILLELAPVDPRSLMQGDYMTLNYSISNIPDIEQVPKRGYYVLKPRTNGLADRVRIQESKSPLHDGEVLVKYTKADWNIHIGAESFFFQEGHADWYEHAKFGGLRVDKEGNSVLIGLYDANLKQISSAPVKSTNEIL; encoded by the coding sequence ATGACGAAATATAAAGGCATATTGATTGTATTGAATTTGGCAATACTTTTGACTTTTTTCAATTTTTCGGTGGTAAAAAAAGAAACCATTATGAAAGAAGGGCAGCTCATTCTTCTAGAATTGGCTCCGGTTGATCCTCGTTCGCTTATGCAGGGCGACTATATGACTTTAAACTATTCAATATCCAATATCCCCGATATAGAGCAAGTTCCCAAACGTGGTTATTATGTCCTGAAGCCACGCACCAATGGTCTTGCGGACCGTGTACGCATACAAGAAAGCAAATCCCCCCTACATGATGGAGAAGTACTTGTCAAGTACACAAAGGCCGATTGGAATATCCATATTGGAGCGGAGTCTTTTTTCTTCCAAGAGGGGCATGCCGATTGGTACGAGCATGCTAAATTTGGAGGATTGAGAGTAGATAAAGAAGGGAATAGTGTTCTCATAGGCCTCTATGATGCCAATCTGAAGCAAATTAGTAGCGCCCCTGTAAAATCCACCAATGAGATTCTCTAA